The following proteins are co-located in the Mesorhizobium sp. M1E.F.Ca.ET.045.02.1.1 genome:
- a CDS encoding S24 family peptidase, with translation MMDSRHRLQQARAQAGYATPSDAARALRDINKNTLISHENGNRPLSRKAAEKYGRLFGVDPGWLLFNADGAEAAPVGFAPSPVTVDVPIVSWISAGELGSQDSVVNLSDYPTIPTADLEEGEWIALRVDGPSMNKISPPDSIIFVNLRDKRLVTNGCYVIADETGRATYKRWRPNDNPPFQPASYLDIPPPELEGAITIIGRVKRSMIDM, from the coding sequence ATGATGGATTCCCGGCACAGATTGCAGCAGGCGCGCGCCCAGGCCGGCTATGCCACGCCCAGCGATGCGGCGCGGGCGCTTCGCGACATCAACAAGAACACCCTGATCAGCCACGAGAACGGCAACCGGCCGCTGTCGCGCAAGGCGGCGGAGAAATACGGCCGGCTGTTCGGCGTCGATCCCGGCTGGCTCTTGTTCAATGCGGACGGCGCCGAAGCCGCACCCGTCGGCTTTGCCCCCTCGCCCGTCACCGTCGACGTGCCGATCGTGTCCTGGATCAGCGCCGGCGAGCTCGGCAGTCAGGACAGCGTGGTCAACCTTTCCGATTATCCGACCATTCCCACCGCCGACCTCGAGGAAGGCGAGTGGATCGCGCTGCGCGTCGACGGGCCATCGATGAACAAGATCTCGCCGCCGGATTCGATCATCTTCGTCAATCTGCGCGACAAGCGGCTGGTGACCAATGGCTGCTACGTGATCGCCGACGAGACGGGACGGGCCACTTACAAGCGCTGGCGGCCGAACGATAATCCGCCGTTCCAGCCAGCGTCCTATCTCGATATCCCGCCGCCGGAGCTGGAGGGCGCGATCACGATCATCGGGCGGGTGAAGCGGTCGATGATCGACATGTGA
- a CDS encoding DUF1236 domain-containing protein, whose translation MKRLLITSMIALGVGCGAAMAQTESAQPSSDNNCVAGQADCQKGGKAQGKMKPRAEQKAQGQNGANTEEQVQGKAKMKTDEQAQGQAGTSTEQQAQGKTKMKTDEQAQGQAGTKTEEQAQGTAKCQTGMANCPKGSKTNEQAQGKTKTKTTEQNAQTKTGTTTEQNAQGNANVQTDQNKTASITNVTVEQKTQITQIIHETNIQPVRDVSFDISVGIEVPRHKIRLHRLPARIVKIVPAYEDYEYFVLADGRIVIVDPNTYTIVLILT comes from the coding sequence ATGAAACGTCTTCTGATCACGAGCATGATCGCGCTCGGCGTCGGTTGCGGTGCCGCGATGGCGCAGACCGAATCCGCGCAGCCGAGCAGCGACAACAACTGCGTCGCCGGCCAGGCCGACTGCCAGAAGGGTGGCAAGGCTCAGGGCAAGATGAAGCCGCGGGCCGAGCAGAAAGCCCAGGGGCAGAACGGCGCCAACACCGAAGAGCAGGTTCAGGGCAAGGCCAAGATGAAGACCGATGAGCAGGCTCAAGGTCAGGCCGGCACCAGCACCGAGCAGCAGGCTCAGGGCAAGACCAAGATGAAGACCGACGAGCAGGCCCAGGGTCAGGCTGGCACCAAGACCGAGGAGCAGGCTCAGGGTACGGCCAAGTGCCAGACCGGCATGGCCAACTGCCCGAAGGGCTCGAAGACGAACGAACAGGCCCAGGGCAAGACCAAGACAAAGACCACTGAGCAGAATGCCCAGACCAAGACCGGCACCACCACCGAGCAGAATGCTCAGGGCAATGCCAACGTTCAGACCGACCAGAACAAGACGGCCTCGATCACCAACGTGACGGTCGAGCAGAAGACGCAGATCACGCAGATCATCCACGAGACCAATATCCAGCCGGTCCGCGATGTCAGCTTCGACATCTCGGTCGGCATCGAGGTTCCCCGGCACAAGATCCGCCTGCATCGACTGCCGGCCCGCATCGTCAAGATCGTCCCGGCCTATGAGGACTATGAGTACTTCGTACTGGCCGACGGACGCATCGTCATCGTCGACCCGAACACCTATACGATCGTGCTGATCCTGACCTGA
- a CDS encoding DUF763 domain-containing protein, with protein MTQRSGSADLPLHGGRVPKWLGERMTRLGAVLCEAIIHHYGRDELLRRLAHPFWFQSFGAVMGMDWHSSGITTSVIGALKRGLNPMAGELGIHVCGGRGAHSRKTPGELIAIGDRVGLDGDALATASRLVAKVDSAAVQDGYDLYLHGFIVSDDGRWVVVQQGMNGDARQARRYHWLSEGLTSFVDQPHAAIEGERQGEIVNLTDHRAEKARGGQVALLKTMSPEKILSELAALEPQETAKPEPEPAAQPLLPNLVMPAHHDVRESDIVMRRLHGNIASAIESGPKDFPELLLVPGVGPRTVRALAMVSEVVHGAPYRFSDPARFSLAHGGKDRHPFPVPLKVYDETIAVLKSAVGKAKLGRDEELQALKRLDGESRRMERYVTGPSLKEIVAGEMDQSHLLGGRSVFGWEKGPEDEPEPLKKDA; from the coding sequence GTGACGCAGCGAAGCGGCAGCGCCGACCTGCCGCTGCATGGCGGGCGGGTCCCGAAATGGCTGGGCGAGCGCATGACCAGGCTCGGCGCGGTGCTGTGCGAAGCCATCATCCACCACTACGGCCGCGACGAGCTTTTGCGGCGCCTGGCGCATCCGTTCTGGTTCCAGTCCTTCGGCGCCGTGATGGGCATGGACTGGCATTCCTCCGGCATCACCACTTCCGTCATCGGCGCGCTGAAACGCGGCCTCAATCCGATGGCCGGCGAGCTCGGCATCCATGTCTGCGGCGGGCGCGGCGCGCATTCGCGCAAGACGCCGGGTGAGCTCATCGCCATCGGCGACCGCGTCGGCCTGGACGGCGATGCCCTCGCCACCGCCAGCCGCCTCGTCGCCAAGGTGGACAGCGCCGCCGTGCAGGACGGCTACGACCTTTATCTGCACGGCTTCATCGTCAGCGATGACGGGCGCTGGGTGGTGGTGCAGCAGGGCATGAACGGCGATGCCCGCCAGGCGCGGCGCTACCACTGGCTGTCGGAGGGGCTAACGAGCTTCGTCGACCAGCCGCATGCCGCGATCGAGGGCGAGCGCCAGGGCGAGATCGTCAACCTCACCGACCATCGCGCGGAGAAAGCGCGCGGAGGCCAGGTCGCGCTTCTGAAGACCATGAGCCCGGAAAAGATCCTGAGCGAGCTTGCCGCGCTGGAGCCCCAAGAAACCGCGAAGCCCGAGCCCGAGCCGGCCGCGCAGCCGCTGCTCCCCAACCTCGTCATGCCCGCGCATCACGACGTGCGCGAGAGCGACATCGTCATGCGCCGGCTGCACGGCAACATCGCGTCGGCGATCGAAAGCGGCCCGAAGGATTTTCCCGAGCTGCTGCTTGTGCCCGGCGTCGGCCCGCGCACGGTGCGGGCCTTGGCCATGGTGTCGGAAGTGGTGCACGGCGCGCCCTACCGCTTCTCCGACCCGGCCCGCTTCTCGCTCGCCCACGGCGGCAAAGACCGCCACCCCTTCCCCGTGCCGCTGAAGGTCTATGACGAGACGATCGCGGTGCTGAAATCGGCGGTGGGGAAGGCCAAGCTCGGGCGGGACGAGGAACTGCAGGCGCTCAAGCGGCTGGACGGGGAGTCGCGGCGGATGGAGCGCTATGTGACGGGGCCGAGCTTGAAGGAGATTGTCGCCGGCGAGATGGACCAGTCGCATCTGCTCGGAGGGCGCAGCGTTTTCGGGTGGGAAAAGGGGCCGGAGGATGAGCCGGAGCCCCTGAAGAAGGACGCTTGA
- a CDS encoding DUF1236 domain-containing protein encodes MKTPLIPAVAGLALIAGIGFAAADEVIITPEQQTVVKEYVHKHPIASVNVLGLELGVGSTVPDTVELQEVPDVQYRYTIVNDHMVLVDPSTRRVVQVIQ; translated from the coding sequence ATGAAAACCCCCCTCATTCCTGCTGTTGCCGGCCTTGCTCTGATCGCCGGCATAGGCTTTGCCGCTGCGGACGAGGTGATCATCACCCCCGAGCAGCAGACCGTTGTGAAAGAATACGTCCACAAGCACCCGATCGCCTCGGTCAATGTTCTGGGACTGGAGCTTGGCGTCGGCTCGACCGTGCCGGACACGGTCGAATTACAGGAGGTGCCGGACGTTCAGTACAGGTATACTATCGTCAACGATCATATGGTTCTGGTTGACCCGAGCACGCGCAGGGTCGTCCAGGTCATCCAGTAA
- a CDS encoding DUF6456 domain-containing protein yields MPRKPSKKPQPPKLPKGEAEQVRIRREIGHDFALKPDTFGRQRLTPGTAEARRVYEVSNGGYTSAGGIVRLRNVDPLVGITSLTRQQREAGGRFRDDFERAAREGLQPQSWSERVDSGRVGGGIPDRVLSAGRAHAHAAAALAHWEVAEVVRKICLEGQSVKALAERTGDGRDVVVKLLKVGLDLLAVHYGMMMGRRAG; encoded by the coding sequence ATGCCCCGCAAACCTTCCAAAAAACCCCAGCCCCCAAAGCTCCCCAAAGGCGAGGCCGAACAGGTGCGCATCCGCCGCGAGATCGGCCATGATTTCGCGCTGAAGCCCGACACCTTCGGTCGCCAGCGCCTCACCCCCGGCACGGCGGAGGCGCGCCGCGTCTACGAGGTGTCGAATGGCGGCTACACCTCTGCCGGCGGCATCGTGCGCCTGCGCAACGTCGATCCGCTGGTCGGCATCACCTCGCTCACCCGCCAGCAGCGCGAGGCAGGAGGGCGCTTCCGTGACGATTTCGAGCGCGCCGCCCGCGAAGGCCTGCAGCCGCAATCCTGGAGCGAGCGCGTCGACAGCGGCCGGGTGGGCGGCGGCATCCCCGACCGCGTGCTTTCAGCCGGCCGCGCGCATGCCCACGCCGCCGCCGCGCTTGCCCATTGGGAGGTAGCCGAGGTGGTGCGCAAAATCTGCCTCGAAGGCCAGTCGGTGAAGGCGCTCGCCGAGCGCACCGGCGACGGGCGGGATGTGGTGGTGAAGCTGCTGAAGGTCGGGCTGGACCTGCTGGCGGTGCATTACGGGATGATGATGGGGAGGCGGGCTGGGTGA
- a CDS encoding TadE/TadG family type IV pilus assembly protein, whose product MGPAISFRKNRSGAAAVEFALVLPVLCTALFGVADGWSYVTSSLNMRAGVKTAANLVLAGSSDDSATQAAALASWDNKPTDAAVTVNRTYKCGTTVVDQATLCAGPKLNSIYVQIQASGTWVPPFAFGPFPNNTALGHQQVVRVR is encoded by the coding sequence ATGGGACCCGCGATCTCATTCCGCAAGAACCGCTCAGGCGCCGCCGCGGTGGAATTCGCGCTCGTGCTGCCGGTGCTGTGCACGGCTCTGTTCGGCGTCGCCGACGGCTGGTCCTACGTCACCAGCTCGTTGAATATGCGGGCCGGCGTGAAGACGGCGGCGAATCTGGTGTTAGCCGGCTCCTCCGACGACAGCGCCACCCAAGCCGCCGCGCTCGCAAGCTGGGACAACAAGCCCACCGACGCCGCGGTCACGGTGAACCGCACCTACAAATGCGGAACGACCGTGGTTGACCAGGCGACCCTGTGCGCCGGACCGAAGCTAAACTCGATCTACGTCCAGATCCAGGCGTCGGGCACCTGGGTTCCGCCCTTTGCCTTCGGCCCTTTCCCAAACAACACCGCGCTCGGCCATCAGCAGGTGGTCCGTGTCCGCTAA
- a CDS encoding plastocyanin/azurin family copper-binding protein, which translates to MRFLRIGLALTMLAVAAPAFADSTVNVKLWDKNGEMNPDAKMGIGMPANISMAMMKIQLDKKVVPAGKVTFDVTNASKGTVHEMIVVPVADPKKTTLPYVSNENRVDEDAAGHLGEVSELDPGKSGSLTLDLKPGFYAVFCNIPDHFMNGMWATIKVQ; encoded by the coding sequence ATGCGTTTTTTGAGAATTGGACTGGCCTTGACCATGCTGGCCGTTGCGGCGCCGGCATTCGCCGACTCCACGGTCAACGTCAAATTGTGGGACAAGAACGGCGAGATGAATCCTGATGCCAAAATGGGCATAGGCATGCCGGCGAACATAAGCATGGCCATGATGAAAATCCAGCTCGACAAGAAGGTCGTGCCGGCAGGCAAGGTGACCTTCGATGTCACCAACGCCTCGAAGGGCACCGTCCACGAGATGATCGTCGTGCCGGTGGCCGACCCCAAGAAGACAACGCTGCCATATGTTTCGAACGAGAACCGTGTCGACGAGGACGCGGCCGGCCATCTCGGCGAGGTTTCAGAGCTCGATCCGGGCAAGAGTGGCTCGCTGACGCTCGATCTCAAGCCGGGTTTCTACGCGGTCTTCTGCAACATCCCCGATCATTTCATGAACGGCATGTGGGCGACCATCAAGGTCCAGTAA
- a CDS encoding GcrA cell cycle regulator gives MAAAYTEKEIDEIAAWLREGLSASRIAGRFSALRGSPVSRNAIIGIVHRNAGLSAIGFANPKGGRAGGRPRKHAARPDRPGRRGRVAAGGVTLSEPAALSRHVELVEEAGAATANLPPCGGDGRSTLRSCSAAAAKDGQGRGGRCPADMPICGVATQTDVVKARTPPKPKKPKARKPARTLPPAWLAPGERQKSEAQLYKLPAPPPPVPPGRQPHVAAMRFLECLFGRCRAPIDLALREDPEHDPPGARPGPDMLCCGLRTTGTRSYCAHHHARFHGHRGRGM, from the coding sequence ATGGCAGCCGCCTACACCGAAAAGGAAATCGACGAGATCGCCGCCTGGCTGAGGGAGGGGCTTTCGGCCTCGCGCATCGCCGGCCGCTTCAGCGCCCTACGCGGCAGCCCGGTCTCGCGCAACGCCATCATCGGCATCGTCCACCGCAACGCCGGCCTCAGCGCCATCGGCTTCGCCAACCCGAAAGGCGGCCGCGCCGGCGGCCGGCCAAGGAAGCACGCGGCGCGGCCGGATCGTCCAGGCCGGCGGGGCAGGGTGGCGGCTGGAGGCGTGACGCTTTCCGAGCCGGCAGCGCTTTCGAGGCATGTCGAGTTGGTGGAGGAAGCCGGCGCCGCAACTGCCAATCTCCCCCCTTGTGGGGGAGATGGCCGGTCCACCCTCCGTAGCTGCAGCGCAGCTGCTGCGAAGGACGGGCAGGGCAGAGGGGGGCGCTGTCCGGCCGACATGCCCATCTGTGGGGTCGCCACGCAAACGGACGTCGTCAAAGCCCGCACTCCGCCCAAGCCCAAAAAACCCAAAGCACGCAAACCCGCGCGCACCTTGCCGCCCGCCTGGCTCGCCCCCGGCGAGCGCCAAAAATCCGAAGCCCAGCTTTACAAGCTTCCCGCACCACCACCCCCGGTGCCGCCCGGCCGCCAGCCGCATGTCGCGGCCATGCGCTTCCTCGAATGCCTGTTCGGCCGCTGCCGCGCGCCGATCGACCTCGCGCTGCGCGAGGATCCGGAACACGATCCGCCCGGCGCCCGCCCCGGCCCCGACATGCTCTGTTGCGGCCTGCGCACGACTGGAACGCGTTCCTACTGCGCGCATCATCATGCGCGGTTCCACGGCCATCGCGGGAGGGGGATGTGA
- a CDS encoding DUF1236 domain-containing protein encodes MKMHLTVAAAGLLLLAGAGAAAAQDVIIQPEQQTVIREYVHKQPLASVEVPGVELSIGSTLPDTVELHEVPNVKYRYVVVDNQTIVVDPDTRKIVEVIQ; translated from the coding sequence ATGAAAATGCACCTCACAGTCGCCGCCGCGGGCCTCCTGCTGCTCGCCGGCGCAGGCGCCGCGGCCGCTCAGGACGTCATCATCCAGCCCGAGCAGCAGACGGTGATCCGCGAATATGTGCACAAGCAGCCGCTGGCCTCGGTGGAGGTTCCTGGTGTCGAGCTCAGTATCGGCAGCACGCTTCCCGATACGGTCGAACTGCACGAAGTGCCGAACGTCAAATACCGCTACGTCGTCGTCGACAACCAGACGATCGTCGTCGATCCCGACACCCGCAAGATCGTCGAGGTGATCCAGTAA
- a CDS encoding porin, whose translation MFRYLLAPAILGAATLLAAPSEAAVEYVRVCSAYGPNYYYSPGTDTCINADTGVTNRKVDDGEGGFTTVTGKTALASQVDDIDNRVTRAFENASISAALAAPDLVQGEHFGLRVNWGNAGDADAFGIAGAAVLSEGFAHGGRLTGTLGIAFSGNIVGGNAGLQFSW comes from the coding sequence ATGTTCAGATATCTTCTTGCGCCGGCCATCCTCGGCGCGGCAACGCTGCTGGCGGCGCCATCCGAGGCCGCGGTCGAGTATGTCAGGGTCTGCTCCGCCTATGGCCCCAACTACTACTACAGCCCGGGCACCGACACCTGCATCAACGCCGACACCGGCGTGACCAACCGGAAGGTCGATGACGGCGAGGGTGGGTTCACCACCGTCACCGGCAAGACGGCGCTGGCAAGCCAGGTCGACGACATCGACAACCGCGTCACCCGCGCCTTCGAGAACGCCTCGATCTCGGCCGCCCTTGCCGCGCCCGATCTCGTCCAGGGCGAGCATTTCGGCCTGCGCGTCAACTGGGGCAATGCCGGCGACGCCGACGCCTTCGGCATCGCCGGCGCCGCGGTGCTGAGCGAAGGCTTCGCCCATGGCGGCCGGCTGACCGGCACGCTCGGCATCGCCTTCTCCGGCAACATCGTCGGCGGCAATGCGGGGCTGCAGTTTAGCTGGTAG
- a CDS encoding SEL1-like repeat protein — translation MTRLIARLLMGLVVVAAIGVGLLLLRNSQMDRGVQALKREDGAAALASLKPLAQLGDGTAQMLVGSIYAYGWGGVHKSDADAIYWFHRLGPRGPLVAEEGADPAAPYQLMVAKAYAAGADGVRADAGESVKWLKLAAEAGSKEAALALSLSRQ, via the coding sequence ATGACCAGACTGATTGCTCGGCTCCTGATGGGCTTGGTCGTGGTGGCGGCAATTGGCGTGGGGTTGCTGTTGCTGCGAAACAGCCAGATGGATCGAGGTGTACAAGCGCTGAAGCGGGAGGATGGCGCCGCTGCATTGGCGAGTCTGAAACCGCTGGCGCAGCTTGGGGATGGAACTGCCCAGATGCTCGTCGGGTCAATCTATGCCTACGGATGGGGCGGGGTCCACAAGAGTGATGCGGATGCGATTTACTGGTTCCATCGGCTTGGCCCGCGGGGTCCGTTGGTTGCCGAGGAAGGCGCCGATCCAGCAGCGCCATACCAGCTTATGGTTGCAAAAGCCTACGCCGCCGGGGCAGACGGGGTGAGAGCCGACGCCGGCGAAAGTGTGAAGTGGCTGAAGTTGGCGGCTGAAGCTGGAAGCAAGGAGGCCGCCTTAGCGCTCTCCCTATCTCGCCAATGA
- a CDS encoding DUF2934 domain-containing protein has product MTDDRQERIRRRAHEIWEQAGRPEGAHMEHWEQAAAEIDGAAKPKAKAAPKKAAAAKAAKPKAAKAEKPAKAAKPKAKA; this is encoded by the coding sequence GTGACGGACGACAGGCAGGAACGCATTCGCCGACGGGCGCATGAGATCTGGGAACAGGCCGGCCGGCCGGAAGGCGCGCATATGGAGCACTGGGAGCAGGCGGCCGCCGAGATCGACGGCGCCGCGAAGCCGAAAGCCAAGGCCGCGCCGAAGAAGGCCGCCGCTGCCAAGGCCGCCAAGCCAAAGGCGGCGAAGGCTGAAAAGCCAGCCAAGGCCGCCAAACCGAAAGCCAAGGCCTGA
- a CDS encoding porin has translation MRGINRLISFAFLAAASGFSASAQAAPVEYVKVCSLYGAQYYYSPGTDTCINANTGETKRRVDDGEGGFTTVTGKTALASKVDDIDGRVQRAFEGASVASALISPDLMQGEHFGVRVNWGNAGQSNAMGVTGAAVLGEGFFPGGKGRLAGAAGVAFSGKTVGGNAGLQLTW, from the coding sequence ATGCGGGGCATCAACCGTCTTATTTCGTTTGCGTTTCTGGCCGCTGCCAGCGGCTTTTCGGCTTCCGCGCAGGCGGCGCCGGTGGAGTACGTCAAGGTGTGCTCGCTTTATGGCGCGCAATACTATTACAGCCCCGGCACCGACACTTGCATCAACGCCAATACCGGCGAAACGAAGCGGAGGGTTGATGACGGCGAGGGCGGGTTCACCACCGTCACCGGCAAGACCGCGCTGGCGAGTAAGGTCGACGACATTGACGGCCGGGTTCAGCGCGCCTTCGAAGGCGCCTCGGTCGCCTCGGCGCTGATCAGCCCGGATCTGATGCAGGGCGAGCATTTCGGCGTTCGCGTCAACTGGGGCAATGCCGGCCAGTCCAACGCCATGGGCGTCACCGGCGCGGCCGTGCTGGGCGAGGGCTTCTTCCCCGGCGGCAAGGGCCGGCTGGCGGGTGCCGCGGGCGTCGCCTTCTCCGGCAAGACCGTTGGCGGCAATGCCGGCCTGCAACTCACCTGGTAA
- a CDS encoding exopolysaccharide production repressor protein, with amino-acid sequence MGEVAEDRMRSRRSVGQMYFPQFLVGMTATLLVILGWTYAATGSAWASLGWTFLAAVVLQAGYFVAVLWLVFTQARSTHETKQDASPAKLPGPFERDGIIHTLISRLFPSLLP; translated from the coding sequence ATGGGCGAGGTCGCCGAGGATCGCATGCGGTCGCGGCGCTCGGTTGGGCAAATGTATTTTCCGCAGTTTCTTGTGGGAATGACGGCAACACTCCTGGTGATCCTCGGTTGGACCTATGCAGCCACGGGATCGGCTTGGGCGTCGCTCGGCTGGACATTCCTGGCAGCCGTGGTGCTGCAGGCAGGCTACTTCGTGGCGGTGCTGTGGCTCGTATTCACCCAAGCCCGCTCGACGCACGAGACGAAGCAAGACGCCAGCCCCGCCAAGCTGCCCGGCCCGTTCGAGCGGGACGGCATTATCCACACGCTGATCTCACGGCTGTTCCCCAGCCTGCTGCCGTAA
- a CDS encoding GSU2403 family nucleotidyltransferase fold protein — protein sequence MKTIDLAYRTLYAELVQRSLDASFETDFSTAGNFVRVPVKGRDYWYFEETRPQKSRRYVGPAEDPEIAKRVATFKEIKNDLRSRRKLVSTLVRDAGLTAPDPFTGNVVEALEKAGLFRLRAVLIGTVAFQTYAGHLGVRLPGAALQTGDADFAKFHSVSTEVDDSLPPVIDVLKAVDSTFREIPHRSDAGRTTQYENASRYRIEFLTPNRGSDDHADHASLMPSLGGASAQPLRFLDFLIRDPVRTVLLHRSGVPVLVPSPERFAVHKLIIAARRERSAAAKREKDLAQASLLVEALDTTRRQDDLAFAFAEAWERGDAWREALRKGLSLLHPDRHDMVDLILGRALNGIGAQLEGFPMRLA from the coding sequence ATGAAGACCATCGATCTCGCCTATCGCACGCTCTATGCCGAGCTGGTGCAGCGCAGCCTGGATGCTTCCTTCGAGACCGACTTCTCGACGGCGGGCAATTTTGTGCGCGTGCCGGTGAAGGGCCGCGACTACTGGTATTTCGAGGAGACGCGGCCGCAGAAGTCCAGGCGTTATGTCGGCCCGGCGGAAGACCCCGAGATCGCCAAGCGGGTGGCGACCTTCAAGGAGATCAAGAACGATCTCAGAAGCCGCCGCAAGCTGGTCTCCACCCTTGTTCGTGACGCCGGCCTGACGGCGCCTGACCCTTTCACCGGCAACGTGGTCGAGGCGCTGGAAAAGGCCGGACTCTTCCGCCTGCGCGCTGTGCTCATCGGCACGGTCGCCTTTCAGACCTATGCCGGGCATCTGGGGGTGCGGCTGCCCGGCGCCGCGCTGCAGACGGGCGATGCCGACTTCGCAAAATTCCATTCCGTCTCGACCGAGGTCGACGACAGCCTGCCGCCGGTCATCGATGTGCTGAAGGCGGTCGATTCGACATTCCGCGAGATCCCGCACCGCAGCGATGCCGGGCGCACGACGCAGTATGAGAACGCTTCCCGCTACCGGATCGAATTCCTCACCCCGAACCGGGGCAGCGACGACCATGCCGACCACGCCAGTCTGATGCCTTCGCTGGGCGGTGCTTCCGCGCAGCCCTTGCGCTTCCTCGATTTTCTCATCCGCGATCCGGTCAGGACGGTGCTGCTCCACCGCTCAGGCGTGCCGGTGCTTGTCCCCTCGCCCGAGCGCTTTGCCGTCCACAAGCTGATCATAGCGGCGCGCCGGGAACGAAGCGCCGCCGCCAAGCGAGAGAAGGATCTCGCCCAGGCCAGCCTGCTGGTGGAGGCGCTGGACACGACACGCCGGCAGGACGACCTTGCATTCGCTTTCGCGGAAGCATGGGAGCGCGGAGATGCCTGGCGCGAGGCGCTTCGGAAGGGACTGAGCCTGCTCCATCCGGACAGGCATGACATGGTCGATCTTATCCTGGGGCGGGCGCTCAACGGCATCGGCGCGCAGCTCGAAGGCTTTCCAATGCGGCTCGCTTAG
- a CDS encoding TadE/TadG family type IV pilus assembly protein, producing MSAKAIPGKVRSGFPSGIAPRYRQKARAFACNASGGAAIEFALIVPFLVMLLFGIFAFGWSMNADSSVRYALEASARSLQLNNTLTQADIQTIATQKLQALGLQNVNVTITTDLPSGGFCMAHVNASYAFVINFPYFSDFPINYATTVNVPLLNSVKGACPQS from the coding sequence GTGTCCGCTAAAGCAATTCCAGGAAAAGTGCGCAGCGGTTTTCCGTCCGGAATTGCGCCTCGATACAGGCAAAAAGCGAGGGCGTTTGCCTGCAATGCCTCAGGCGGCGCCGCCATCGAGTTTGCGCTCATTGTGCCTTTCCTGGTCATGCTGCTCTTCGGCATCTTCGCCTTCGGCTGGTCGATGAATGCCGACTCCAGCGTCCGCTATGCGCTGGAGGCCTCCGCCCGCTCGCTGCAGCTCAACAACACGCTGACCCAGGCCGACATACAGACGATCGCGACGCAGAAGCTGCAGGCGCTTGGCTTGCAGAACGTGAACGTCACGATCACCACCGATCTGCCGAGCGGCGGCTTCTGCATGGCGCATGTGAACGCCAGCTATGCCTTCGTGATCAACTTCCCCTATTTCAGCGACTTCCCGATCAACTACGCGACCACGGTGAACGTGCCGCTGCTCAACAGCGTGAAAGGAGCTTGTCCTCAGTCATAG
- a CDS encoding DUF982 domain-containing protein, with protein MSEILVRSDMPLRAPVAITVGAGFKREIASLAAMQNFLKEWPAAMRGDSYCAAVRACDAARAGEIKLEKARRAFLSFAEKAGIMWTGIDPVTALREAKIRRRARLESQARQKTAARSP; from the coding sequence ATGAGTGAAATTCTCGTCAGAAGCGATATGCCGCTTCGAGCCCCGGTGGCCATCACCGTCGGCGCCGGCTTCAAGCGCGAGATCGCCTCGCTGGCCGCGATGCAGAATTTCCTCAAGGAATGGCCCGCGGCGATGCGCGGCGACAGCTATTGCGCGGCGGTTCGGGCTTGCGATGCGGCGCGGGCCGGGGAGATCAAACTCGAAAAGGCGCGGCGGGCCTTCCTCTCATTCGCGGAGAAGGCCGGCATCATGTGGACCGGCATCGATCCGGTGACGGCGCTGCGCGAAGCCAAGATCAGGCGCAGGGCCAGGCTCGAGAGCCAAGCCCGGCAAAAAACGGCTGCGCGGTCGCCCTGA